The DNA region CGATGAGATCGAAGAGCGGTTCCAGCGGCTTTCCCCACCCGACCGCGGAACCCGAGAGGATCCAATCCTTGGACGCGCTCAGCCGAGGCTGCAGCAGCGCCAATCTGGCCTCGCGCGGCCGAGGCGTGGCGAAGGGTGGATCGCTCGGCATCCAATAATACGCATCGGTGTCTTCATGCGCGTAACCAAGGGCGGTCGCGAGCGTCTTGCCGAGGGTGCTGGTTCCCGAACCCGAGGCTCCGAGGATATGCAGGCGGGCCATGTCTCATCCCTGCTCGAGCGACAGCGCCGTCTGGTGAACGGGGCAATGATCCGCCGGACAGGCGATGTCGTCGCAGAGGCGGCAGATATGATCGGCATGCTCGGCGCTCAGCGTCAGCTTGCGCAGCAGCTTCTCCAGCAACCTCGTCAATTGCCGCTGCTCGGCGTCTGACAGGCAGTCGACCACATCACCCAAAGCGCCGCAGCGCGCCATGAGGATGATGCGAATGCGCTCGCGGCCTTCACTCGAGAGATAGAGCGCGACCGACCGCCGGTCGGCGCCGGGCCGGCTTTCGACGAGCCCTTCCGTTTCCAGCTTGTCGACGAGGCGCACGGTCGCCGGGTGCGAGAGGCGCAGCGCTCGGCTCAGCTCGTTGTTCGAGCAGCCTTCATAGAAGCCGATGATGTTCAACGCGGCAGCGGCCGAATCCGTCTGATTGGGATGCGTCTTGAGCTGGCGCTCCAGACGCTCGCTGATCTCTCCAGCGAGCGCACCGAGCAGATTGGCGGTTCTGAGCTTGGGCAAGAGGCGGCCTTCCTGACGGGGTTTCGATCGGAGCTTGACTGCTTCTACCATATCGGTCGATATATATGCGTGCAACACGCACATAGTTGGAATATCATGCGTACCAATGAACCAGCCTTGGAAGATCGCCTCACGAAGGTCGGCGGCGCAGTGCTACGCTACAGCCTGGTGCTCTTCTTCGTCGGCTTCGGCCTCTTCAAGTTCACGCCCCAGGAGGCGGCCGGTATCCAGCCTCTGGTGGCCAACAGCCCGCTATTGTCCTGGATTTATCGTCTGCTCGACCTGCGCGCAGGATCCGGCCTGATCGGCACCGTCGAGATCACGCTCGGCGTGCTCATCGCGCTCCGGCAGGTCAATGCCAGGCTCTCCGCCTATGGCAGCCTCGGCACGGCGCTGGTGCTGTGCATCACGCTGAGCTTCCTGTTCACCACAAAGGGGCTCGACCCGCAATCCTCCGATGCGGGCTTCCTGCTGAAGGATTTGACCTTGCTCGGAGCGGCCCTCTGGACGGCGGGCGAGGCCTTGCGGGCGGCGAACACGGATGGCGCCGTCGACGCTCGGGCGGGCGCAAGGCTCGGCCGAACGAGCTGAGGATGCAGTCGGAAGGAGAGGCGACCATGCTTCCGGATGAGGGTGTGGCCGGCGTCAAGGCTGAATCCCGTCCACCCGCATCGCTGGGTCCGACGCTTGGCGGCAGGAAATTCGGTGGCAGGAAATTCGGCGGCAGGAGACTTGGCGGCAGGAAACTTGGCGGCAGGAGATTTGGCGGCAGGAGATTTGGCGCGACGACGCTTGCGTTTGCCGCCATCGTGCTTGGCTGCGTCTCGGCGAGCGCGGGCAATCTCGTGACCAAGACCTTGTTGGCGACGCTGCCACCGCTGACACTGCTGCTTGGTCAATTGCTGTTCAGCACGAGCGCCGTCTGGGCAGTGGCGCTGGCGCTGAGACGGCTGCCGCCGCGCCGCCAAGCCTTGCGGCTTGCGGCGCCCGGCATTCTGCAGCCAGGTCTCGCCTATTCCTTGTCGACGGTCGGCCTTGCCACCACTCCCGTCACGGTCGAGACCTTGCTGTTCGCCGCGGAGACGCTGCTCGTGGTCATGTTCGCCTGGCCGTTCCTCGGCGAGCGCCCTTCTCTCGGCAAGTTCGGCCTCGCCGGACTGGGCGCGCTCGGTGTCATTCTCGTGACCCGTCACGGTTCCGCGGGGACGCCCGTTCCTCTCCTCGGTGCCGGGCTCATCCTGGCGGGGGTGGTCGCTGCGGCGCTCGACACGGTGGCGGTGCGCTTCGTCAGCGTCGACGCCGACCCGCTGGCCCTGACCGCGGCGAGCCAGGCGGCGGGCCTCGCCGTCGTTGCGCTCGCGCTCCTCGCCTTTCCGGAGCAGGGTTCGTTGGCGTCGCTCTCAGCCGGACGCCTGGGCGAGGTCGCGCTGTCGGGCCTCCTGCTGCATGGGATCGCCTTCTATTTGTTCAACGTCGCCCTGGCGCGGCTTCATGCCGGCACCGCAGCCCTGCTTTTCCCGCTTATTCCCATCCTGACCGCGATCGGCGCCTACGGCCTCCTCGACGAGCGGCTCGGCCCCGTCCAGCTTATAGGGGCGGCGCTGGTCCTTGCGGCAGCGCTTGCGGTAGGGACACTGCGAGAGGATCCCGGTTAGGCGGACCGGGTGGCTCGTCGGTTGCACGAACCCGGCTTCACGTCCCACTTGTCCCCTCGGCCAGTCCGCGGAGCTGCTCATACAGGTCGCGCGCGTCACCGCTGCACACACAGATGGCGCGAGCCGGGCCATCCCCGACATTGAGATAGGCGTGGCCCATATTGCTGTCGAGATAGATGCCGTCGCCCGCCTCCAGGATTTCGGGAGCATAGAATTCGGTGTGAACGGCGACGCGTCCTTCCGTCACCATGAAATATTCCTCACCCGCATGGCGCATCAGCGGGCCGAACTCCTCCAATGTTCGCACGGCGATCTCCGCCATGATCGGGACCATGCGTTTGCCGAGCAGATCGGTGCATTGATAGAGATAGCTATAGGATTTGGTGCGTACGAGCTGGCCTTGGCCGGCCCGGCTGATGCTGCGACGAGCCGTATAGCTTGCGCTCTCCGCCCCGGCGCCGGGTGTATGGAACAGCTCGGCGATTTCCATGCCGAGCCCGGCGCTGAGCTGCAGCAGCTTGTCGTAGGTCAACGACATCTGGTGGTTCTCGACCTTGGACAAGGTCGACATCGCCATGCCGGTCCGGGCGGCGACGTCCTTCAGCGTCAGCCCGCGAGCGCGCCGCGCCGCCTTTAGACAGTCGCCAAGCGAGGGCCGGGCGGCGGTTGCGAGAAAGGGTGTGTCCATGAGCTCTTCATGTTGTGCAGCAACGATAATGCCCTATTCGCTCAATTGTGGCGAGGCGGCGTAGCAAGTTTAGCGCATCCACGAATTTTTTCGCGGATTGGAGAAATTGGATATTGTGAAGGCCGCGCGATGGCGTGTAACCTCGCCAGGCGCGCCCGCTGGCCGAAGGGAAGGAAAGCTGCATGAAGATCTTCATGGCGACGCTCGCCACCGAGACGAACACCTTTTCGCCCATTCCCACAGGGCAGGCGGCGTTCACAGGCGGCCGGGAATGGTTCCGCCAGGATGGCAGCCGCCAGCCCGCCACTATCGGCAATATTCCCCTGATTGCCTGGCGCCGCCTGGGCGAGGCGCATGGGCACGAGGTGGCCGAGAGCCTCTGTACCTTCGCCCAGCCCGCCGGAACCACCTTGCGGCCCGTCTACGAGAAGCTGCGCGACACGCTGTTGGAAGATCTGCGCGCCGCCATGCCGGTCGATGTGGTGGTGCTGTTCATGCACGGCGCCATGGTGGCGCATGGCTACGATGATTGCGAAGGCGATACGCTCGCCCGGATACGCGAGATCGTGGGGCCCAGCGCCACGATCGGCGTCGAGCTCGATCTGCATTGCCACCTGACCGAGCTGATGCGGGTGAGCGCGGACGCCATCGTGCTCTTCAAGGAATATCCGCATATCGATATCGGCGACCGCGCCGCGGAGCTCTACCGGATCTGCGTCGACGCGGCATCGGGTGCCACGCGGCCGGTCATGGCATATTACGACTGCCGCATGATCGGCACCTTCCGCCCGACCCAGCCGCCGATCCGCGGCTTCGTCGACCGAATGAAGGCGCTCGAGGGGCATGACGGCATCCTCTCCGTCTCCTTCGGCCATGGCTTTCCCTGGGCGGATGTTGAGGATGTCGGCGTCAAGATGCTCGTCATCGCCGATGGCGACATGGCCAAGGCCGCAGACCTCGCGCGCCGCCTGGGGCAGGAGCTCTGGGACATGCGGGAGGAGGCGACAGCCCGGCTCGACAGCATCGATGCCGGGCTCGACGCGGCGCTGCAGCGCGGTGACGGCCCGGTCGTGCTGGCGGATGCATCGGATAATGCGGGCGGCGGCGCGCCCTCCGACAACACCGCCATCCTTCGCCGCCTGCTGGAGCGCAAGCAGAAAGGCGCCGTGCTCGGCTGCTTCTGGGATCCGCAGGCCGTGCAGTTTTGTGCCGAGGCCGGAGAAGGTTCGACCTTCTTGCTGCGCATCGGCGGAAAATGCGGCCCGGCATCGGGCGATCCCGTCGACCTCCTGGTGACGGTGCGCCGTGTCGTCGAGGAGCACTCGCAGGGAGGGCTGAGCGGCGGCCGGTCGGAGCTCGGCCGCAGTGTCTGGGTATCGGCGGATGGCATCGACCTCGCGCTGACCAGCAAGCGGCAGCAGACCCTCGCGCCGGACGCCTTCACAAGCCTCGGCATCACGCTGCACGACAAGGCTTTGGTCGTGGTGAAGTCATCGCAGCATTTCCAGGCAGCATTCGCGCCGGTGGCGCGCGCCATCCACTATGTGTCGGGGCCGGGCACGCTGAATTTCGACTATGCGAACATCCCCTACACCAAGCGCGGGCCGTTCTGGCCGCTCGTCGCCGATCCGTTCGTGGACCAGGCCTGAGGCAGGGAGATCCAGCATGGCATCGTTCACCCGTCGCGCCACCTTGGGCGCGCTCGCCGGCGCAGCCCTCGCGCCGCTGGCGCGGCCGGACTTGGCGGGGCCGGACTTGGCGGGGCCGGCCTTGGCACAGGGCGCAGCCAATACGCTGCGCTTCGTTCCGCACGCCGACCTCTCGGCGCTCGATCCGATCTGGACCACGGCTTATGTGGTGCGCAACCACGGCTACATGGTGTTCGACACGCTCTACGCCGTGGACTCGAAATTCCAGCTGCGTCCGCAGATGGCGCAGGGGCATGAGGTCACCGATGACGGGCGGGTTTGGACGATCCGGCTGCGTGACGGGCTCATGTTCCACGACGGTGCGCCCGTGCTTGCCCGCGATTGCGTGGCGAGCATTCGGCGCTGGGCGGCACGCGACGGGTTCGGCCAGACGCTGATGGCGCAGACCGACGAGCTCGCGGCCCTGGACGATCGCACCTTGCGCTTCCGCCTCAAGGCACCGTTCCCCTTGCTGGCGGAGGCGCTGGGCAAGCTGTCGAGCCCGGTTCCGTTCATGATGCCGGAGCGGCTGGCACAGACCGATGCGATGCAGCAGATCAAGGATGCGGTGGGGTCAGGCCCGTTCCGCTTCCTGAAGGACGAATGGGTGCAGGGCAGCTCCGCCGCCTATGCCAAGTTCGATGGCTATGTGCCGAGGAACGAGAAGCCGGACGGCGCCACGGGCGGCAAGGTCGTCAACGTGGCGCGCGTCGAATGGCGCACCATCCCGGATGCGTCGACCGCCGTCGCCGCGATGCAGACAGGCCAGATGGATTGGCTGGAGCAGCCATCCCCGGACCTGCTGTCGTTGGTGGCGGCGCGAAAGGACCTCACGGTCTCGACGCTCGACCCGATCGGCACTTATGTGCTGTTGCGCTTCAACCACCTCTACCCGCCCTTCGACGATGTGGCGGTCCGGCGCGCCGTGCTGCACGCGGTCGACCAGAAGGACTATCTCCAAGCGATGGTCGGCGACACTGATCGCTTCCGCGAGTGCAAGGCCTTCTTCCCTTGCGGCACGCCGCTCTCGACCGGCACCGGCTCGGCTGCGATGACCGGCAAGCTGGACGAGGCGCGGGCCATGCTTAAGCAGAGCCGCTATGACGGGCGCAAGGTCGTCATCATCTCGCCGACCGATCTGCCGCTGCTGGCGGCACTGGGCGACGTGACCGCCGATCTTCTGAAACGCCTCGGCATGCAGGTGGATCTGGTGGCGACCGACTGGGGCACCGTTATGGCCAGGCGCGCCTCCCAGAAGCCGCCGGAGGAGGGCGGCTGGAATATCTTCCACACCACCGCGGTGGCGCCCGAATTCATGAGCCCGGCTTCGCACTTGGCGCTGCGCGGCAACGGCAAGGCCGGCTGGGCCGGCTGGTTCACGGACCCGCGTCTCGAATCGCTGCGTAGCGAGTGGTTCGCAGCTCCGGACGCTGCAGCCGGGTTGAAGCTCGCCGGTGAGATGGAGCAAGAGGCGTTCGACCAGGTGCCTTACGTGCCGCTTGGCCAGTTCCAGCAGCCGACCTTGTTCCGCAGCTCCGTGCAGGACATCGTGCCGGCCAGCGCACCCCTCTTCTGGAACCTGCGCAAGACTTAGGCGCCGTCCGGCAACAATGGACTCGCATTTGGCCCAAAAGGCCCCCCAATCCGTACCCTCCCATCACTTCGTTGCCACTCCGTGGCGGGAGGGTGACGACCAGCGCTGATCGCCTCCCTCCGCCACGGAGCCGGCTGGAAGCCGGCGGTTCAAGGGAAGATTGGACCGCCGGCTTCCAGCCGGCTTCGTGGTGGGGAGGGTACGGGTGGGGGGCGGTTCAAAACAAACACCAGCTGATCGAGCAAGTTATTCCGGGACGGCGCCTTAGCGCACGATTTTTGGCGACCGAGGGCGGCTCCGGAGAGCTCAGCCGGCGGCCCCAACCTCGGCCAGCATCGCCTCGAGAGTGACCGCGCGGCAATAGCCGCCGAAGGCGCTGAGCGCGCCTTCGTGCCGCTCGGCGGTGTAGGTGCTGCAGCAATCGGCGATACAGATCGTGTAGTAGCCGCGATCGGCGGCGTCGCGCACCGCCATGTCGACGCATTGATCGGTCAACAGGCCGACGACGATCAGATGGCGGATACCGAGGTTGCGCAGCACATAGTCGATATTGGTCGAGTTGAAGACCCCGGATGAGGTTTTCGGCAGCACGATGTCGTCCTGTCCCGGCGCGACGGCATCGATCACCTTGCCCTCCCAGGCACCCTTAGGCACGAACAGGCCGGAGAGCTTGTGGTCGAGGCTGCGGTCGCGTCCATCACGGGTGAGGCTCTCGATGACGGTGTAGACGATCTCGATGCCGGCCCGGCGGCACGCATCGACGAGCCGCGCGATATTCGGCACCACCCGCGTTTCCAGGTCTGCGACGAAGGCCGGGTGCTCACGGCGGATCGGCGCCGCGATCTCGAGGTTCTGCACATCCACGAGCAGCAGCGCCGTCGCGGCGGGTTCGATCGGCACGGCGCGGCGCAGGGCCGCGTCGGCGGGGCGTTGCTCGGCAGACGACATGGCGCGCTCGGGCTTCTGATGACGGCCGACCCGTAGGCGAGCTTCCGCAGTGGCGCAAGATCGCGCTGCCAGCTAAATGTGCCCGACCATCGCGGAGAGCAGGGCGCATGCACGGCGACTACGACTACATCATCGTCGGCGGCGGTTCGGCCGGTGCGGTCCTGGCGGCTCGACTGAGCGAGGATCCGGATATTCGGGTGCTGCTGCTCGAGGCCGGCCGCGATTTTCGCTCGGCCGAGACGCCGGAGCATATCCGCATCCCCAATCCGCTGCGGGCGATCGCGGACGACGACTATCGCTGGCCGTCGCTCCTCGCCCGCCGCACCGACAGGCAGGAGCCGAAGCTCTTATGGCGTGGCCGTGCCATCGGTGGCAGCTCGACCATCAACGGGCAGATCGCCATTCGCGGCGTGCCCGACGACTTCCGGCGCTGGGTCGCTCTCGGTTGCAGCGGTTGGAGCTGGGCCGACGTGCTGCCCTATTTCTGCAAGCTCGAGGACGATGTGAATTTCGGCGATGCGCCTTACCATGGCAAGGGCGGGCCGATCCCGGTCTACCGCGCGGCCATCGAGGATTGGGGGTATGTCGATCGGGCGCTGAAGACAGCAGCGGAAGGCCTTGGCTATGGCTGGTGCGAGGATCACAACGCTCCGGAAGGCACGGGTGCATCGCCCTATGCGATCAATAGCCGCGCCGGCCGGCGGGTCTCGACCAATGACGGTTACCTGGAGCCGGCGCGCCAACGTCCGAACCTGACGATCATCGGCAACGCCCTCGTCGACACGCTCAGCTTCGAGGGCAATCGCGCGCATGTGAACGGCGTCAGCGTCCGGATCGATGGGAGTGCGCGGGTCCTCCGAGCGACGCGCGAGGTGATCCTGTCGGCCGGCGCCATCCATTCCCCGGCCATCTTGCAGCGCTCCGGC from Rhizobiales bacterium GAS188 includes:
- a CDS encoding choline dehydrogenase → MHGDYDYIIVGGGSAGAVLAARLSEDPDIRVLLLEAGRDFRSAETPEHIRIPNPLRAIADDDYRWPSLLARRTDRQEPKLLWRGRAIGGSSTINGQIAIRGVPDDFRRWVALGCSGWSWADVLPYFCKLEDDVNFGDAPYHGKGGPIPVYRAAIEDWGYVDRALKTAAEGLGYGWCEDHNAPEGTGASPYAINSRAGRRVSTNDGYLEPARQRPNLTIIGNALVDTLSFEGNRAHVNGVSVRIDGSARVLRATREVILSAGAIHSPAILQRSGIGPAALLRQHGRPVVADLPVGENLLDHPILGLTFDLKPEARVSTLMHRHTNCCLRYSSGFADAGENDMIMIAGNLRPDAEGGVGRGRIGVSVYQAFSRGSVRIATPDPAIDPSVDERMLSDERDLQRMRDGVRRLCEIGRHVGVRAIATRAEYGSTGRSIDEPLEGTALDDWMFAECSDAQHASGTCRMGAADDPGSVVDPACRVIGCTGLRVIDASVMPEVVRANTHLTVVMIAEKMAEVIKADR
- a CDS encoding transcriptional regulator, XRE family with cupin sensor gives rise to the protein MDTPFLATAARPSLGDCLKAARRARGLTLKDVAARTGMAMSTLSKVENHQMSLTYDKLLQLSAGLGMEIAELFHTPGAGAESASYTARRSISRAGQGQLVRTKSYSYLYQCTDLLGKRMVPIMAEIAVRTLEEFGPLMRHAGEEYFMVTEGRVAVHTEFYAPEILEAGDGIYLDSNMGHAYLNVGDGPARAICVCSGDARDLYEQLRGLAEGTSGT
- a CDS encoding probable blue pigment (indigoidine) exporter; its protein translation is MLPDEGVAGVKAESRPPASLGPTLGGRKFGGRKFGGRRLGGRKLGGRRFGGRRFGATTLAFAAIVLGCVSASAGNLVTKTLLATLPPLTLLLGQLLFSTSAVWAVALALRRLPPRRQALRLAAPGILQPGLAYSLSTVGLATTPVTVETLLFAAETLLVVMFAWPFLGERPSLGKFGLAGLGALGVILVTRHGSAGTPVPLLGAGLILAGVVAAALDTVAVRFVSVDADPLALTAASQAAGLAVVALALLAFPEQGSLASLSAGRLGEVALSGLLLHGIAFYLFNVALARLHAGTAALLFPLIPILTAIGAYGLLDERLGPVQLIGAALVLAAALAVGTLREDPG
- a CDS encoding ureidoacrylate peracid hydrolase, which encodes MSSAEQRPADAALRRAVPIEPAATALLLVDVQNLEIAAPIRREHPAFVADLETRVVPNIARLVDACRRAGIEIVYTVIESLTRDGRDRSLDHKLSGLFVPKGAWEGKVIDAVAPGQDDIVLPKTSSGVFNSTNIDYVLRNLGIRHLIVVGLLTDQCVDMAVRDAADRGYYTICIADCCSTYTAERHEGALSAFGGYCRAVTLEAMLAEVGAAG
- a CDS encoding Microcystin degradation protein MlrC, contains DUF1485 domain; this encodes MKIFMATLATETNTFSPIPTGQAAFTGGREWFRQDGSRQPATIGNIPLIAWRRLGEAHGHEVAESLCTFAQPAGTTLRPVYEKLRDTLLEDLRAAMPVDVVVLFMHGAMVAHGYDDCEGDTLARIREIVGPSATIGVELDLHCHLTELMRVSADAIVLFKEYPHIDIGDRAAELYRICVDAASGATRPVMAYYDCRMIGTFRPTQPPIRGFVDRMKALEGHDGILSVSFGHGFPWADVEDVGVKMLVIADGDMAKAADLARRLGQELWDMREEATARLDSIDAGLDAALQRGDGPVVLADASDNAGGGAPSDNTAILRRLLERKQKGAVLGCFWDPQAVQFCAEAGEGSTFLLRIGGKCGPASGDPVDLLVTVRRVVEEHSQGGLSGGRSELGRSVWVSADGIDLALTSKRQQTLAPDAFTSLGITLHDKALVVVKSSQHFQAAFAPVARAIHYVSGPGTLNFDYANIPYTKRGPFWPLVADPFVDQA
- a CDS encoding Uncharacterized membrane protein YkgB translates to MRTNEPALEDRLTKVGGAVLRYSLVLFFVGFGLFKFTPQEAAGIQPLVANSPLLSWIYRLLDLRAGSGLIGTVEITLGVLIALRQVNARLSAYGSLGTALVLCITLSFLFTTKGLDPQSSDAGFLLKDLTLLGAALWTAGEALRAANTDGAVDARAGARLGRTS
- a CDS encoding transcriptional regulator, MarR family encodes the protein MPKLRTANLLGALAGEISERLERQLKTHPNQTDSAAAALNIIGFYEGCSNNELSRALRLSHPATVRLVDKLETEGLVESRPGADRRSVALYLSSEGRERIRIILMARCGALGDVVDCLSDAEQRQLTRLLEKLLRKLTLSAEHADHICRLCDDIACPADHCPVHQTALSLEQG
- a CDS encoding peptide/nickel transport system substrate-binding protein; the encoded protein is MASFTRRATLGALAGAALAPLARPDLAGPDLAGPALAQGAANTLRFVPHADLSALDPIWTTAYVVRNHGYMVFDTLYAVDSKFQLRPQMAQGHEVTDDGRVWTIRLRDGLMFHDGAPVLARDCVASIRRWAARDGFGQTLMAQTDELAALDDRTLRFRLKAPFPLLAEALGKLSSPVPFMMPERLAQTDAMQQIKDAVGSGPFRFLKDEWVQGSSAAYAKFDGYVPRNEKPDGATGGKVVNVARVEWRTIPDASTAVAAMQTGQMDWLEQPSPDLLSLVAARKDLTVSTLDPIGTYVLLRFNHLYPPFDDVAVRRAVLHAVDQKDYLQAMVGDTDRFRECKAFFPCGTPLSTGTGSAAMTGKLDEARAMLKQSRYDGRKVVIISPTDLPLLAALGDVTADLLKRLGMQVDLVATDWGTVMARRASQKPPEEGGWNIFHTTAVAPEFMSPASHLALRGNGKAGWAGWFTDPRLESLRSEWFAAPDAAAGLKLAGEMEQEAFDQVPYVPLGQFQQPTLFRSSVQDIVPASAPLFWNLRKT